The genomic segment CCACGGAGAAATTCAGATGGCCAAGCTCAGTGCCGAACAGATCGCCGATAAGCTCAAAGCCCTGCCGGGATGGGAATACAAGAACAATGCGCTCGTGAAGCAGATCAAGTTCAAAGAGTTCATGGACGGGATCGAATTTGTCGGCCGTATCGCGGAGATCGCCGAAGCCGCCGACCATCATCCGGACATGACGATCAACTACACGCGCATCACATTCTCATGCTCGACGCATACTGACGGCGGCGTGACTGACAAGGACATCAAGCTCGCGACGAATATCGAGGCTGCGTATGCCGACGTGAAGCATTGAAGAATCAGGCAGACCACTAAGTCACCAAGACACGAAGCGAAGCCGCGCTGCGCGGCTTCGAATAGCTTTTTCTTGTGCCCTCGTGCCTTTGTGGCGATCTCTGAAATTCTGTTGCTGAGCTTCAGGCGAGCCAGACCGTGTATTTCGGCGGGAAAGTGCCGTGGCCGCCGGGATATTTCGCCCACATCACGCGCTCGATTCGAAACTCGACGGCGACTTCGTCGTTGGTCGAGGTCATGCCGCGCGCAACCTGGTCGGCGCGGACGGCGGCGGCGATTGACTCGTCGTTGATGACAGCGGCACGACCCATCACCAGGAATTCGTCATCGTTCTCGTTCGGCGGGAAGGTATGGAGCGCGTA from the Candidatus Binataceae bacterium genome contains:
- a CDS encoding 4a-hydroxytetrahydrobiopterin dehydratase, with amino-acid sequence MAKLSAEQIADKLKALPGWEYKNNALVKQIKFKEFMDGIEFVGRIAEIAEAADHHPDMTINYTRITFSCSTHTDGGVTDKDIKLATNIEAAYADVKH
- a CDS encoding pyridoxamine 5'-phosphate oxidase family protein, with protein sequence MASWQDFEDVEPEMAAAGKKLLYQHGPGLAFLATIRKDGGPRLHPICPTVVNGRLYALILSTTYKFGDLKRDGRYALHTFPPNENDDEFLVMGRAAVINDESIAAAVRADQVARGMTSTNDEVAVEFRIERVMWAKYPGGHGTFPPKYTVWLA